From Tripterygium wilfordii isolate XIE 37 chromosome 16, ASM1340144v1, whole genome shotgun sequence, one genomic window encodes:
- the LOC119981406 gene encoding reticulon-like protein B9: protein MPIYESPESDNEGWEAKKLFGRQRPIHSVLGGGRVADILLWKETKLSASLLAVLTLVWFLFEVVEYNFVTLVSHISITGLLIVFIWSTSAEFFNWNPPRIPQYLLHESTFNEVAATFHRRLSHFLTKLLEIACGKDPRLFIMTIPALYVLSVIGNYFSFLNLLYFGFVTMFTVPYLYDRYETEVDHFAGRFGRDAKKNFRKFDSNVLNKIPRGKKVR, encoded by the exons ATGCCGATTTACGAATCGCCTGAGTCTGACAATGAAGGTTGGGAAGCGAAGAAGCTCTTCGGGCGTCAAAGGCCGATCCATTCTGTTCTTGGAGGAGGAAGAG TTGCTGATATTCTGTTATGGAAGGAAACAAAACTCTCAGCTTCATTGTTGGCTGTTCTGACATTGGTATGGTTCCTTTTCGAGGTGGTCGAGTACAATTTCGTGACGCTAGTCTCTCACATTTCAATCACTGGTCTACTCATAGTCTTCATATGGAGCACCAGCGCAGAGTTCTTCAATTG GAATCCACCGCGGATCCCTCAGTACTTGTTACATGAATCTACCTTCAATGAAGTTGCTGCAACATTTCATAGACGATTGAGTCATTTCCTAACAAAGCTACTTGAAATTGCTTGTGGAAAAGACCCTAGACTCTTCATTATG ACAATTCCTGCTCTCTATGTATTATCTGTAATTGGAAACTACTTCAGCTTTCTGAATCTCTTATATTTTG GTTTTGTCACAATGTTTACGGTGCCATATCTGTATGATCGATACGAGACAGAGGTTGATCATTTTGCGGGAAGATTTGGACGCGATGCGAAGAAAAATTTCAGAAAGTTTGATTCAAATGTTCTAAACAAGATACCAAGAGGAAAGAAAGTCAGATAA
- the LOC119980531 gene encoding L-Ala-D/L-amino acid epimerase: MAAMSATSSLSLGFKNLMNTFTVDVQRAESRPLSVPLIAPFTIATSRLERVDNVAIRIELRNGSVGWGEAPILPFVTAEDQPTAMAKAMEACDLLKRSPSMTLGSVLEEIGGVLPGHEFASVRAGVEMALIDAAAKSIGIPLWRLFGGVSDSIITDITIPIVAPAEAAELAAKYCKQGFKTLKLKVGKNLKSDIEVLQTIRVAHPDCLFILDANEGYSPNEATEVLEKLHEMEVTPILFEQPVHRDDWEGLGHVTCVAKQKYGVSVAADESCRSLVDVKKIVKGNLADVVNIKLAKVGVVGALEIIEEARASGLDLMIGGMVETRLAMGFAGHLAAGLGCFKFIDLDTPLLMSEDPLLEGYEVSGAVYKFTNAGGHGGFLH, encoded by the exons ATGGCAGCAATGAGTGCTACATCAAGTTTAAGTCTTGGTTTCAAGAATCTGATGAATACTTTCACGGTGGATGTGCAAAGGGCGGAAAGCAGGCCATTGAGTGTGCCATTGATTGCTCCTTTTACCATTGCCACGTCGAGGCTTGAGCGGGTGGATAATGTGGCCATAAGGATTGAGTTGAGGAATGGGAGCGTGGGGTGGGGTGAAGCCCCAATTCTGCCCTTTGTTACTGCTGAGGACCAGCCTACAGCAATGGCCAAGGCCATGGAGGCTTGTGATTTGCTGAAGAGAAGTCCATCCATGACGTTGGGTTCTGTTTTGGAAGAGATTGGTGGGGTTTTACCTGGTCATGAGTTTGCTTCT GTCAGGGCAGGAGTTGAGATGGCACTGATTGATGCGGCTGCTAAGAGCATTGGCATACCCTTATGGAGATTATTTGGTGGAGTTTCTGATAGCATAATCACTGATATAACA aTTCCTATTGTTGCTCCGGCTGAAGCTGCTGAATTGGCCGCAAAGTACTGCAAACAAGGATTCAAGACTTTGAAACTTAAGGTGGGAAAGAACCTGAAGTCAGACATAGAAGTTCTTCAAACCATTCGTGTGGCCCACCCTGACTGCTTGTTTATCTTGGATGCCAATGAGGGGTACAGCCCCAATGAAGCTACTGAAGTTCTTGAAAAATTACATG AAATGGAGGTCACTCCCATTCTTTTTGAACAGCCGGTTCACAGAGATGACTGGGAAGGTCTTGGGCATGTTACTTGTGttgcaaaacaaaaatatggggTGTCTGTTGCAGCTGATGAGAGCTGTAGGAGCCTGGTTGATgtgaaaaaaatagtaaaaggAAATCTTGCTGATGTTGTTAACATAAAGCTTGCCAAAGTTGGCGTTGTTGGAGCCCTTGAAATTATTGAGGAGGCAAGGGCATCAGGGCTGGATTTGATGATTGGTGGTATGGTTGAGACTCGACTCGCCATGGGCTTTGCTGGCCACCTTGCTGCTGGTCTTGGGTGTTTCAA GTTCATAGACCTAGATACGCCCCTTTTGATGTCAGAGGATCCTCTTCTTGAGGGTTACGAAG TGTCTGGTGCTGTCTACAAGTTCACAAATGCTGGAGGACATGGTGGTTTCCTTCACTAG